A stretch of the Chitiniphilus purpureus genome encodes the following:
- a CDS encoding NADH:flavin oxidoreductase/NADH oxidase — protein MPHLFDPLTLRGLTLPNRIAVSPMCEYSSDDGFANDWHLVHLGSRAVGGAGLVITEATAVSPEGRISPADLGIWKDEHIEPLQRIVRFIRKQGSVAGIQLAHAGRKASTHGLGGGQGAVAPEQGGWPVVAPSAIPFAPDYPSPIALTGEGIAKVVEDFAAAARRALAAGFEVAEVHAAHGYLLHQFLSPISNQRDDAYGGSFENRTRIVREVVAAVRAVWPETLPLLVRLSATDWIEHGWSPEETVALSCILKDLGADLIDVSSGGSVPVAHIPAGPGYQTPFAAQVRQAAQVPVGAVGLITEPAQADHVVRTGQADLVLIGRELLRDPYWPLHAAQALRQPVAWPNQYLRAAPHGSPGR, from the coding sequence ATCCGCTGACCCTGCGGGGTCTGACCTTGCCCAATCGCATCGCGGTCTCGCCGATGTGCGAGTATTCGTCCGACGACGGCTTTGCCAACGACTGGCATCTGGTCCACCTGGGCAGCCGCGCGGTCGGCGGTGCTGGCCTTGTGATTACGGAGGCCACCGCGGTCAGCCCGGAGGGCCGGATCAGCCCGGCAGATCTAGGGATATGGAAGGACGAGCATATCGAACCGCTGCAGCGCATCGTCCGTTTCATCCGTAAACAGGGCAGCGTGGCCGGCATCCAGTTGGCCCATGCCGGGCGCAAGGCCAGTACCCATGGCCTCGGTGGGGGTCAGGGTGCCGTGGCGCCAGAGCAGGGCGGCTGGCCGGTGGTGGCGCCGTCGGCTATTCCGTTCGCGCCGGACTACCCCTCGCCCATTGCACTGACCGGGGAGGGGATCGCCAAGGTGGTCGAGGATTTCGCCGCTGCCGCGCGCCGCGCGCTTGCCGCGGGTTTCGAGGTGGCGGAAGTGCACGCTGCCCATGGCTATCTGTTGCATCAATTCCTCTCGCCCATCTCGAACCAGCGCGATGATGCCTATGGCGGCAGCTTCGAGAACCGGACCCGGATCGTTCGCGAGGTGGTGGCCGCGGTGCGCGCGGTGTGGCCCGAAACATTGCCGCTCCTGGTACGGTTGTCGGCGACCGACTGGATCGAGCACGGCTGGTCGCCCGAGGAGACGGTGGCGTTGTCGTGCATCCTCAAGGACCTGGGGGCCGATCTGATCGATGTGTCCAGCGGCGGATCGGTGCCTGTGGCGCATATCCCTGCCGGGCCTGGCTATCAGACACCGTTTGCCGCGCAGGTGCGCCAGGCGGCGCAGGTGCCGGTAGGGGCCGTCGGCCTCATCACCGAACCGGCGCAGGCCGACCATGTGGTGCGGACCGGCCAGGCCGATCTGGTGTTGATCGGGCGCGAGTTGCTGCGCGATCCCTACTGGCCGTTGCATGCGGCGCAGGCGCTGCGCCAGCCCGTGGCTTGGCCGAATCAGTATCTGCGGGCCGCGCCGCACGGCAGCCCGGGTCGGTAA
- a CDS encoding dienelactone hydrolase family protein, which produces MSDHNSFSTEDRRRFLLASLAAGFALTVRPVTASTIVTDSAGLSVGPVFIPSANGDIPAYQAHPANAGAPLPTVLVIQEIFGVHEHIQDVCRRLAKLGYLAIAPDLFARQGDPRQYNDIPTLQKELVAKVPDAQVLADLDAALQWAARNGGDPARVAITGFCWGGRITWLYAAHNPHLKAAVAWYGRLVGQPSTNMPRHPLDVAAELKAPVLGLYGGRDQGIGLDTVQAMQTALKRAEVANKIIVYEDAGHAFNADYRPSYHAAAARDGWMEMLGWFRRHGV; this is translated from the coding sequence ATGTCTGATCACAACAGCTTCTCCACCGAGGATCGCCGCCGTTTCCTGCTCGCGTCGCTGGCTGCCGGGTTTGCGCTGACCGTGCGCCCGGTGACAGCATCGACCATCGTCACCGACAGTGCGGGATTGAGCGTCGGACCGGTGTTCATTCCCAGCGCCAACGGGGATATCCCCGCCTATCAGGCCCATCCCGCAAACGCCGGCGCACCGCTGCCGACCGTGCTGGTGATCCAGGAGATCTTTGGTGTGCATGAGCATATCCAGGATGTGTGCCGCAGGCTGGCCAAGCTAGGCTACCTTGCCATCGCTCCGGACCTTTTCGCCCGACAGGGCGATCCGCGCCAATACAACGACATCCCCACCTTGCAGAAGGAGTTGGTGGCCAAGGTGCCCGATGCCCAGGTGCTGGCGGATCTGGATGCCGCGCTGCAATGGGCCGCGCGCAACGGCGGCGATCCGGCGCGGGTGGCGATCACCGGCTTCTGCTGGGGTGGACGCATCACCTGGTTGTACGCGGCCCACAATCCCCACCTGAAAGCGGCTGTCGCCTGGTATGGCCGGCTGGTCGGGCAGCCTTCCACCAACATGCCGCGCCATCCGCTGGATGTAGCGGCCGAGCTCAAGGCGCCGGTGCTGGGCCTTTACGGCGGACGCGACCAGGGTATCGGGCTCGATACGGTGCAGGCGATGCAGACGGCGCTCAAGCGTGCCGAGGTGGCCAACAAGATCATCGTCTACGAGGATGCCGGCCACGCTTTCAACGCCGACTACCGTCCCAGCTACCATGCTGCCGCTGCGCGCGATGGTTGGATGGAGATGCTGGGCTGGTTCCGACGCCACGGGGTGTGA
- a CDS encoding c-type cytochrome translates to MSGSNVAGGAKKVVGMILAAVVGFPLLILFVAKLFTSGSGVDLSLSTMTKEAISARLQPVGAVKVVEGGAPGSRSGKAVYESVCMSCHDAGLAGAPKFKDVQGWAARIAQGFETLSKHAIEGLNGMPPRGGAADLTDDEVKRAVAYMANAAGASFTEPAVAAAAAGGAVDPATKGKEIYDTVCMACHAAGISGAPKLGDKAAWSERLKKGEDNVIATAIKGINAMPPKGGYQGSDEEFKAAVLYMLNSAK, encoded by the coding sequence ATGAGCGGTTCCAATGTCGCCGGTGGCGCAAAGAAAGTTGTCGGTATGATTTTGGCAGCGGTAGTCGGATTTCCGCTGCTCATCCTTTTCGTAGCCAAGCTGTTCACCTCCGGCAGCGGCGTCGACCTCAGTCTTTCCACCATGACCAAGGAAGCGATCTCGGCGCGGCTGCAGCCGGTCGGCGCGGTCAAGGTCGTCGAAGGCGGTGCCCCGGGCTCGCGCAGCGGCAAGGCGGTCTACGAATCGGTCTGCATGTCCTGTCATGACGCCGGCCTTGCCGGCGCGCCCAAGTTCAAGGACGTGCAAGGCTGGGCCGCGCGCATCGCCCAAGGCTTCGAGACGCTGTCCAAGCACGCGATCGAGGGCCTGAACGGCATGCCGCCGCGCGGTGGCGCCGCCGACCTGACCGACGACGAGGTCAAGCGCGCCGTGGCCTACATGGCCAACGCCGCCGGCGCGTCGTTCACCGAACCGGCTGTTGCGGCAGCTGCTGCAGGCGGTGCCGTCGACCCGGCCACCAAGGGCAAGGAAATCTACGATACGGTGTGCATGGCCTGCCATGCTGCGGGCATCTCCGGTGCGCCCAAGCTTGGCGACAAGGCCGCCTGGAGCGAGCGCCTGAAGAAAGGCGAGGACAACGTGATCGCCACCGCGATCAAGGGCATCAACGCCATGCCGCCCAAGGGGGGTTATCAGGGCTCCGACGAGGAATTCAAGGCGGCCGTCCTGTATATGCTCAACTCGGCCAAATAA